A region from the Silene latifolia isolate original U9 population chromosome 7, ASM4854445v1, whole genome shotgun sequence genome encodes:
- the LOC141592575 gene encoding uncharacterized protein LOC141592575 isoform X2, whose amino-acid sequence MPGTIQVSILELVDLPSLQQSSSMGIKVSMGKQSYNIQEKGDSSFALASLRDNLSVTIHDSEGNEIAHTGVESRSIVEKGTWDDIFPFQGGGHVRMRLHFILTEEEQKRIRSMRESAARKKQEDHLKRSRSSSDLAVSSGGSSAPRGDLLKTSQRIQDGNMNPAGRQPKFPSSSNAIVPFRGDLLKISQQVQDGKMNPAGGQPKFPPSSSAIVPFQVRRGQNKQAFSTSKSTGALDKLPGYQRVKKEIQDQDGEQRNQLDKTPMKVRNMIRAFESSPVKEAPPATSKTRETTQLSSITTTDIPLKAPKKTVPMSAKPVLSKLGAKPAPISEKKAIENEEVTTDIHLRSPRKVSTSAKPVLPNIEFMSAPASKQMVKEKGEIGDFVNSFQEICSTTSRDTPLKVPKKMIPMTLTQKPLMSDFDTLPAPISEEIVADRVEVGHSVDLCQEIVVQKTEQSKELRSQTIEHMSNEKNVPQEVPVKEEIVKEKISPNKLHGEQSTYSWKTISQGLPRHFTDKLFMKNQISTSFDSSVLEKTWRSKHPKFRGYNVKPKLSCGNKYSSSGSSSGWIFVEEIIHSCVPSNDRPLIALLEGSSSNCSHDTMQEKLRDTDFVPGEDDERSVELRPLGPGERPKSPDNNPHIRPVRQIVNIAIMVGFGLLVLLTRQGK is encoded by the exons ATGCCAGGAACTATACAGGTTTCAA TATTAGAGTTGGTGGATCTTCCAAGTCTACAACAATCCTCATCAATGGGTATCAAGG TTTCTATGGGAAAGCAATCCTACAATATACAAGAGAAGGGTGATTCTTCATT CGCACTAGCCTCTCTGCGAGATAATTTAAGTGTGACAATACATGATTCTGAAGGGAATGAAATTGCTCATACAG GTGTAGAGAGTAGGTCAATTGTTGAGAAAGGTACATGGGATGATATATTTCCTTTTCAAGGTGGTGGACATGTGCGTATGAGACTTCATTTCATTCTTACCGAAGAAGAACAGAAAAGGATTCGTAGCATG AGAGAATCTGCAGCGCGGAAGAAACAGGAGGATCATCTGAAAAGGAGTCGCAGCAGCTCAGATCTAGCTGTATCTTCTGGTGGTAG TTCTGCACCTCGTGGAGATTTGTTGAAGACCTCCCAGCGCATTCAGGACGGGAACATGAATCCTGCTGGCAGACAACCTAAGTTTCCTTCTAGTTCCAATGCGATAGTTCCCTTTCGTGGAGATTTGTTGAAGATCTCCCAGCAAGTTCAGGACGGAAAAATGAATCCTGCTGGCGGACAACCTAAGTTTCCTCCAAGTTCCAGTGCGATAGTTCCCTTCCAAGTCCGTCGTGGTCAAAACAAGCAA GCATTCTCAACTTCTAAATCAACTGGGGCACTAGATAAGCTTCCCGGTTATCAACGCGTGAAGAAAGAAATTCAAGACCAAGATGGAGAACAGCGGAATCAGTTGGATAAAACACCTATGAAAGTAAGGAACATGATACGTGCTTTTGAAAGTAGTCCTGTGAAG GAAGCACCGCCTGCTACTAGTAAAACAAGGGAAACAACTCAACTAAGTAGTATCACCACGACAGATATTCCTTTGAAAGCGCCAAAGAAGACAGTTCCTATGAGTGCTAAACCAGTCTTGTCCAAATTAGGAGCTAAACCTGCTCCTATTTCAGAGAAAAAAGCTATAGAAAACGAGGAAGTTACAACAGATATTCATTTGAGATCGCCAAGGAAGGTTTCTACAAGTGCCAAACCAGTTTTGCCTAATATAGAATTTATGAGTGCTCCCGCTTCAAAACAAATGGTTAAAGAAAAAGGGGAAATTGGGGATTTTGTCAATTCTTTTCAGGAGATATGTAGTACTACCTCGAGAGATACTCCTTTGAAAGTGCCAAAAAAGATGATTCCTATGACACTGACACAAAAACCTCTTATGTCCGATTTCGATACATTACCTGCTCCTATTTCAGAGGAAATAGTTGCAGACAGAGTGGAAGTTGGGCACAGTGTAGATCTCTGTCAGGAGATAGTAGTTCAGAAAACTGAGCAATCTAAGGAGTTGAGATCCCAAACTATTGAGCACATGTCTAATGAGAAGAATGTACCTCAAGAAGTGCCTGTTAAAGAGGAAATAGTAAAGGAGAAAATATCACCAAATAAGTTGCATGGTGAACAGAGTACTTATTCTTGGAAGACGATTTCTCAAGGATTACCACGACATTTTACTGATAAATTGTTCATGAAAAATCAAATTTCTACTTCTTTTGATTCTTCTGTCTTAGAGAAGACCTGGAGAAGCAAACATCCGAAATTCCGTGGATATAATGTGAAACCTAAACTGTCTTGTGGAAACAAGTATTCCTCATCTGGTAGTTCTAGTGGTTGGATATTTGTGGAAGAAATTATTCATTCGTGTGTGCCAAGTAATGATAGGCCTCTCATAGCTCTACTTGAAGGCAGCTCTTCCAATTGCAGTCACGATACCATGCAAGAAAAG CTGAGAGATACTGATTTTGTGCCTGGTGAAGATGACGAGAGGTCTGTCGAATTGAGACCATTAGGGCCTGGTGAAAGACCCAAGTCACCTGACAACAATCCTCATATAAGACCAGTTCGACAG ATAGTAAACATCGCAATCATGGTAGGCTTTGGCTTACTTGTGCTCCTCACAAGACAAGGGAAGTGA
- the LOC141592575 gene encoding uncharacterized protein LOC141592575 isoform X4, giving the protein MPGTIQVSILELVDLPSLQQSSSMGIKVSMGKQSYNIQEKGDSSFALASLRDNLSVTIHDSEGNEIAHTGVESRSIVEKGTWDDIFPFQGGGHVRMRLHFILTEEEQKRIRSMRESAARKKQEDHLKRSRSSSDLAVSSGDLLKTSQRIQDGNMNPAGRQPKFPSSSNAIVPFRGDLLKISQQVQDGKMNPAGGQPKFPPSSSAIVPFQVRRGQNKQAFSTSKSTGALDKLPGYQRVKKEIQDQDGEQRNQLDKTPMKVRNMIRAFESSPVKEAPPATSKTRETTQLSSITTTDIPLKAPKKTVPMSAKPVLSKLGAKPAPISEKKAIENEEVTTDIHLRSPRKVSTSAKPVLPNIEFMSAPASKQMVKEKGEIGDFVNSFQEICSTTSRDTPLKVPKKMIPMTLTQKPLMSDFDTLPAPISEEIVADRVEVGHSVDLCQEIVVQKTEQSKELRSQTIEHMSNEKNVPQEVPVKEEIVKEKISPNKLHGEQSTYSWKTISQGLPRHFTDKLFMKNQISTSFDSSVLEKTWRSKHPKFRGYNVKPKLSCGNKYSSSGSSSGWIFVEEIIHSCVPSNDRPLIALLEGSSSNCSHDTMQEKLRDTDFVPGEDDERSVELRPLGPGERPKSPDNNPHIRPVRQIVNIAIMVGFGLLVLLTRQGK; this is encoded by the exons ATGCCAGGAACTATACAGGTTTCAA TATTAGAGTTGGTGGATCTTCCAAGTCTACAACAATCCTCATCAATGGGTATCAAGG TTTCTATGGGAAAGCAATCCTACAATATACAAGAGAAGGGTGATTCTTCATT CGCACTAGCCTCTCTGCGAGATAATTTAAGTGTGACAATACATGATTCTGAAGGGAATGAAATTGCTCATACAG GTGTAGAGAGTAGGTCAATTGTTGAGAAAGGTACATGGGATGATATATTTCCTTTTCAAGGTGGTGGACATGTGCGTATGAGACTTCATTTCATTCTTACCGAAGAAGAACAGAAAAGGATTCGTAGCATG AGAGAATCTGCAGCGCGGAAGAAACAGGAGGATCATCTGAAAAGGAGTCGCAGCAGCTCAGATCTAGCTGTATCTTCTGGTG ATTTGTTGAAGACCTCCCAGCGCATTCAGGACGGGAACATGAATCCTGCTGGCAGACAACCTAAGTTTCCTTCTAGTTCCAATGCGATAGTTCCCTTTCGTGGAGATTTGTTGAAGATCTCCCAGCAAGTTCAGGACGGAAAAATGAATCCTGCTGGCGGACAACCTAAGTTTCCTCCAAGTTCCAGTGCGATAGTTCCCTTCCAAGTCCGTCGTGGTCAAAACAAGCAA GCATTCTCAACTTCTAAATCAACTGGGGCACTAGATAAGCTTCCCGGTTATCAACGCGTGAAGAAAGAAATTCAAGACCAAGATGGAGAACAGCGGAATCAGTTGGATAAAACACCTATGAAAGTAAGGAACATGATACGTGCTTTTGAAAGTAGTCCTGTGAAG GAAGCACCGCCTGCTACTAGTAAAACAAGGGAAACAACTCAACTAAGTAGTATCACCACGACAGATATTCCTTTGAAAGCGCCAAAGAAGACAGTTCCTATGAGTGCTAAACCAGTCTTGTCCAAATTAGGAGCTAAACCTGCTCCTATTTCAGAGAAAAAAGCTATAGAAAACGAGGAAGTTACAACAGATATTCATTTGAGATCGCCAAGGAAGGTTTCTACAAGTGCCAAACCAGTTTTGCCTAATATAGAATTTATGAGTGCTCCCGCTTCAAAACAAATGGTTAAAGAAAAAGGGGAAATTGGGGATTTTGTCAATTCTTTTCAGGAGATATGTAGTACTACCTCGAGAGATACTCCTTTGAAAGTGCCAAAAAAGATGATTCCTATGACACTGACACAAAAACCTCTTATGTCCGATTTCGATACATTACCTGCTCCTATTTCAGAGGAAATAGTTGCAGACAGAGTGGAAGTTGGGCACAGTGTAGATCTCTGTCAGGAGATAGTAGTTCAGAAAACTGAGCAATCTAAGGAGTTGAGATCCCAAACTATTGAGCACATGTCTAATGAGAAGAATGTACCTCAAGAAGTGCCTGTTAAAGAGGAAATAGTAAAGGAGAAAATATCACCAAATAAGTTGCATGGTGAACAGAGTACTTATTCTTGGAAGACGATTTCTCAAGGATTACCACGACATTTTACTGATAAATTGTTCATGAAAAATCAAATTTCTACTTCTTTTGATTCTTCTGTCTTAGAGAAGACCTGGAGAAGCAAACATCCGAAATTCCGTGGATATAATGTGAAACCTAAACTGTCTTGTGGAAACAAGTATTCCTCATCTGGTAGTTCTAGTGGTTGGATATTTGTGGAAGAAATTATTCATTCGTGTGTGCCAAGTAATGATAGGCCTCTCATAGCTCTACTTGAAGGCAGCTCTTCCAATTGCAGTCACGATACCATGCAAGAAAAG CTGAGAGATACTGATTTTGTGCCTGGTGAAGATGACGAGAGGTCTGTCGAATTGAGACCATTAGGGCCTGGTGAAAGACCCAAGTCACCTGACAACAATCCTCATATAAGACCAGTTCGACAG ATAGTAAACATCGCAATCATGGTAGGCTTTGGCTTACTTGTGCTCCTCACAAGACAAGGGAAGTGA
- the LOC141592575 gene encoding uncharacterized protein LOC141592575 isoform X3: protein MPGTIQVSILELVDLPSLQQSSSMGIKVSMGKQSYNIQEKGDSSFALASLRDNLSVTIHDSEGNEIAHTGVESRSIVEKGTWDDIFPFQGGGHVRMRLHFILTEEEQKRIRSMRESAARKKQEDHLKRSRSSSDLAVSSGDLLKTSQRIQDGNMNPAGRQPKFPSSSNAIVPFRGDLLKISQQVQDGKMNPAGGQPKFPPSSSAIVPFQVRRGQNKQLLLKQAFSTSKSTGALDKLPGYQRVKKEIQDQDGEQRNQLDKTPMKVRNMIRAFESSPVKEAPPATSKTRETTQLSSITTTDIPLKAPKKTVPMSAKPVLSKLGAKPAPISEKKAIENEEVTTDIHLRSPRKVSTSAKPVLPNIEFMSAPASKQMVKEKGEIGDFVNSFQEICSTTSRDTPLKVPKKMIPMTLTQKPLMSDFDTLPAPISEEIVADRVEVGHSVDLCQEIVVQKTEQSKELRSQTIEHMSNEKNVPQEVPVKEEIVKEKISPNKLHGEQSTYSWKTISQGLPRHFTDKLFMKNQISTSFDSSVLEKTWRSKHPKFRGYNVKPKLSCGNKYSSSGSSSGWIFVEEIIHSCVPSNDRPLIALLEGSSSNCSHDTMQEKLRDTDFVPGEDDERSVELRPLGPGERPKSPDNNPHIRPVRQIVNIAIMVGFGLLVLLTRQGK, encoded by the exons ATGCCAGGAACTATACAGGTTTCAA TATTAGAGTTGGTGGATCTTCCAAGTCTACAACAATCCTCATCAATGGGTATCAAGG TTTCTATGGGAAAGCAATCCTACAATATACAAGAGAAGGGTGATTCTTCATT CGCACTAGCCTCTCTGCGAGATAATTTAAGTGTGACAATACATGATTCTGAAGGGAATGAAATTGCTCATACAG GTGTAGAGAGTAGGTCAATTGTTGAGAAAGGTACATGGGATGATATATTTCCTTTTCAAGGTGGTGGACATGTGCGTATGAGACTTCATTTCATTCTTACCGAAGAAGAACAGAAAAGGATTCGTAGCATG AGAGAATCTGCAGCGCGGAAGAAACAGGAGGATCATCTGAAAAGGAGTCGCAGCAGCTCAGATCTAGCTGTATCTTCTGGTG ATTTGTTGAAGACCTCCCAGCGCATTCAGGACGGGAACATGAATCCTGCTGGCAGACAACCTAAGTTTCCTTCTAGTTCCAATGCGATAGTTCCCTTTCGTGGAGATTTGTTGAAGATCTCCCAGCAAGTTCAGGACGGAAAAATGAATCCTGCTGGCGGACAACCTAAGTTTCCTCCAAGTTCCAGTGCGATAGTTCCCTTCCAAGTCCGTCGTGGTCAAAACAAGCAA TTACTCCTTAAACAGGCATTCTCAACTTCTAAATCAACTGGGGCACTAGATAAGCTTCCCGGTTATCAACGCGTGAAGAAAGAAATTCAAGACCAAGATGGAGAACAGCGGAATCAGTTGGATAAAACACCTATGAAAGTAAGGAACATGATACGTGCTTTTGAAAGTAGTCCTGTGAAG GAAGCACCGCCTGCTACTAGTAAAACAAGGGAAACAACTCAACTAAGTAGTATCACCACGACAGATATTCCTTTGAAAGCGCCAAAGAAGACAGTTCCTATGAGTGCTAAACCAGTCTTGTCCAAATTAGGAGCTAAACCTGCTCCTATTTCAGAGAAAAAAGCTATAGAAAACGAGGAAGTTACAACAGATATTCATTTGAGATCGCCAAGGAAGGTTTCTACAAGTGCCAAACCAGTTTTGCCTAATATAGAATTTATGAGTGCTCCCGCTTCAAAACAAATGGTTAAAGAAAAAGGGGAAATTGGGGATTTTGTCAATTCTTTTCAGGAGATATGTAGTACTACCTCGAGAGATACTCCTTTGAAAGTGCCAAAAAAGATGATTCCTATGACACTGACACAAAAACCTCTTATGTCCGATTTCGATACATTACCTGCTCCTATTTCAGAGGAAATAGTTGCAGACAGAGTGGAAGTTGGGCACAGTGTAGATCTCTGTCAGGAGATAGTAGTTCAGAAAACTGAGCAATCTAAGGAGTTGAGATCCCAAACTATTGAGCACATGTCTAATGAGAAGAATGTACCTCAAGAAGTGCCTGTTAAAGAGGAAATAGTAAAGGAGAAAATATCACCAAATAAGTTGCATGGTGAACAGAGTACTTATTCTTGGAAGACGATTTCTCAAGGATTACCACGACATTTTACTGATAAATTGTTCATGAAAAATCAAATTTCTACTTCTTTTGATTCTTCTGTCTTAGAGAAGACCTGGAGAAGCAAACATCCGAAATTCCGTGGATATAATGTGAAACCTAAACTGTCTTGTGGAAACAAGTATTCCTCATCTGGTAGTTCTAGTGGTTGGATATTTGTGGAAGAAATTATTCATTCGTGTGTGCCAAGTAATGATAGGCCTCTCATAGCTCTACTTGAAGGCAGCTCTTCCAATTGCAGTCACGATACCATGCAAGAAAAG CTGAGAGATACTGATTTTGTGCCTGGTGAAGATGACGAGAGGTCTGTCGAATTGAGACCATTAGGGCCTGGTGAAAGACCCAAGTCACCTGACAACAATCCTCATATAAGACCAGTTCGACAG ATAGTAAACATCGCAATCATGGTAGGCTTTGGCTTACTTGTGCTCCTCACAAGACAAGGGAAGTGA
- the LOC141592575 gene encoding uncharacterized protein LOC141592575 isoform X1 — protein sequence MPGTIQVSILELVDLPSLQQSSSMGIKVSMGKQSYNIQEKGDSSFALASLRDNLSVTIHDSEGNEIAHTGVESRSIVEKGTWDDIFPFQGGGHVRMRLHFILTEEEQKRIRSMRESAARKKQEDHLKRSRSSSDLAVSSGGSSAPRGDLLKTSQRIQDGNMNPAGRQPKFPSSSNAIVPFRGDLLKISQQVQDGKMNPAGGQPKFPPSSSAIVPFQVRRGQNKQLLLKQAFSTSKSTGALDKLPGYQRVKKEIQDQDGEQRNQLDKTPMKVRNMIRAFESSPVKEAPPATSKTRETTQLSSITTTDIPLKAPKKTVPMSAKPVLSKLGAKPAPISEKKAIENEEVTTDIHLRSPRKVSTSAKPVLPNIEFMSAPASKQMVKEKGEIGDFVNSFQEICSTTSRDTPLKVPKKMIPMTLTQKPLMSDFDTLPAPISEEIVADRVEVGHSVDLCQEIVVQKTEQSKELRSQTIEHMSNEKNVPQEVPVKEEIVKEKISPNKLHGEQSTYSWKTISQGLPRHFTDKLFMKNQISTSFDSSVLEKTWRSKHPKFRGYNVKPKLSCGNKYSSSGSSSGWIFVEEIIHSCVPSNDRPLIALLEGSSSNCSHDTMQEKLRDTDFVPGEDDERSVELRPLGPGERPKSPDNNPHIRPVRQIVNIAIMVGFGLLVLLTRQGK from the exons ATGCCAGGAACTATACAGGTTTCAA TATTAGAGTTGGTGGATCTTCCAAGTCTACAACAATCCTCATCAATGGGTATCAAGG TTTCTATGGGAAAGCAATCCTACAATATACAAGAGAAGGGTGATTCTTCATT CGCACTAGCCTCTCTGCGAGATAATTTAAGTGTGACAATACATGATTCTGAAGGGAATGAAATTGCTCATACAG GTGTAGAGAGTAGGTCAATTGTTGAGAAAGGTACATGGGATGATATATTTCCTTTTCAAGGTGGTGGACATGTGCGTATGAGACTTCATTTCATTCTTACCGAAGAAGAACAGAAAAGGATTCGTAGCATG AGAGAATCTGCAGCGCGGAAGAAACAGGAGGATCATCTGAAAAGGAGTCGCAGCAGCTCAGATCTAGCTGTATCTTCTGGTGGTAG TTCTGCACCTCGTGGAGATTTGTTGAAGACCTCCCAGCGCATTCAGGACGGGAACATGAATCCTGCTGGCAGACAACCTAAGTTTCCTTCTAGTTCCAATGCGATAGTTCCCTTTCGTGGAGATTTGTTGAAGATCTCCCAGCAAGTTCAGGACGGAAAAATGAATCCTGCTGGCGGACAACCTAAGTTTCCTCCAAGTTCCAGTGCGATAGTTCCCTTCCAAGTCCGTCGTGGTCAAAACAAGCAA TTACTCCTTAAACAGGCATTCTCAACTTCTAAATCAACTGGGGCACTAGATAAGCTTCCCGGTTATCAACGCGTGAAGAAAGAAATTCAAGACCAAGATGGAGAACAGCGGAATCAGTTGGATAAAACACCTATGAAAGTAAGGAACATGATACGTGCTTTTGAAAGTAGTCCTGTGAAG GAAGCACCGCCTGCTACTAGTAAAACAAGGGAAACAACTCAACTAAGTAGTATCACCACGACAGATATTCCTTTGAAAGCGCCAAAGAAGACAGTTCCTATGAGTGCTAAACCAGTCTTGTCCAAATTAGGAGCTAAACCTGCTCCTATTTCAGAGAAAAAAGCTATAGAAAACGAGGAAGTTACAACAGATATTCATTTGAGATCGCCAAGGAAGGTTTCTACAAGTGCCAAACCAGTTTTGCCTAATATAGAATTTATGAGTGCTCCCGCTTCAAAACAAATGGTTAAAGAAAAAGGGGAAATTGGGGATTTTGTCAATTCTTTTCAGGAGATATGTAGTACTACCTCGAGAGATACTCCTTTGAAAGTGCCAAAAAAGATGATTCCTATGACACTGACACAAAAACCTCTTATGTCCGATTTCGATACATTACCTGCTCCTATTTCAGAGGAAATAGTTGCAGACAGAGTGGAAGTTGGGCACAGTGTAGATCTCTGTCAGGAGATAGTAGTTCAGAAAACTGAGCAATCTAAGGAGTTGAGATCCCAAACTATTGAGCACATGTCTAATGAGAAGAATGTACCTCAAGAAGTGCCTGTTAAAGAGGAAATAGTAAAGGAGAAAATATCACCAAATAAGTTGCATGGTGAACAGAGTACTTATTCTTGGAAGACGATTTCTCAAGGATTACCACGACATTTTACTGATAAATTGTTCATGAAAAATCAAATTTCTACTTCTTTTGATTCTTCTGTCTTAGAGAAGACCTGGAGAAGCAAACATCCGAAATTCCGTGGATATAATGTGAAACCTAAACTGTCTTGTGGAAACAAGTATTCCTCATCTGGTAGTTCTAGTGGTTGGATATTTGTGGAAGAAATTATTCATTCGTGTGTGCCAAGTAATGATAGGCCTCTCATAGCTCTACTTGAAGGCAGCTCTTCCAATTGCAGTCACGATACCATGCAAGAAAAG CTGAGAGATACTGATTTTGTGCCTGGTGAAGATGACGAGAGGTCTGTCGAATTGAGACCATTAGGGCCTGGTGAAAGACCCAAGTCACCTGACAACAATCCTCATATAAGACCAGTTCGACAG ATAGTAAACATCGCAATCATGGTAGGCTTTGGCTTACTTGTGCTCCTCACAAGACAAGGGAAGTGA
- the LOC141592575 gene encoding uncharacterized protein LOC141592575 isoform X5, protein MRLHFILTEEEQKRIRSMRESAARKKQEDHLKRSRSSSDLAVSSGGSSAPRGDLLKTSQRIQDGNMNPAGRQPKFPSSSNAIVPFRGDLLKISQQVQDGKMNPAGGQPKFPPSSSAIVPFQVRRGQNKQLLLKQAFSTSKSTGALDKLPGYQRVKKEIQDQDGEQRNQLDKTPMKVRNMIRAFESSPVKEAPPATSKTRETTQLSSITTTDIPLKAPKKTVPMSAKPVLSKLGAKPAPISEKKAIENEEVTTDIHLRSPRKVSTSAKPVLPNIEFMSAPASKQMVKEKGEIGDFVNSFQEICSTTSRDTPLKVPKKMIPMTLTQKPLMSDFDTLPAPISEEIVADRVEVGHSVDLCQEIVVQKTEQSKELRSQTIEHMSNEKNVPQEVPVKEEIVKEKISPNKLHGEQSTYSWKTISQGLPRHFTDKLFMKNQISTSFDSSVLEKTWRSKHPKFRGYNVKPKLSCGNKYSSSGSSSGWIFVEEIIHSCVPSNDRPLIALLEGSSSNCSHDTMQEKLRDTDFVPGEDDERSVELRPLGPGERPKSPDNNPHIRPVRQIVNIAIMVGFGLLVLLTRQGK, encoded by the exons ATGAGACTTCATTTCATTCTTACCGAAGAAGAACAGAAAAGGATTCGTAGCATG AGAGAATCTGCAGCGCGGAAGAAACAGGAGGATCATCTGAAAAGGAGTCGCAGCAGCTCAGATCTAGCTGTATCTTCTGGTGGTAG TTCTGCACCTCGTGGAGATTTGTTGAAGACCTCCCAGCGCATTCAGGACGGGAACATGAATCCTGCTGGCAGACAACCTAAGTTTCCTTCTAGTTCCAATGCGATAGTTCCCTTTCGTGGAGATTTGTTGAAGATCTCCCAGCAAGTTCAGGACGGAAAAATGAATCCTGCTGGCGGACAACCTAAGTTTCCTCCAAGTTCCAGTGCGATAGTTCCCTTCCAAGTCCGTCGTGGTCAAAACAAGCAA TTACTCCTTAAACAGGCATTCTCAACTTCTAAATCAACTGGGGCACTAGATAAGCTTCCCGGTTATCAACGCGTGAAGAAAGAAATTCAAGACCAAGATGGAGAACAGCGGAATCAGTTGGATAAAACACCTATGAAAGTAAGGAACATGATACGTGCTTTTGAAAGTAGTCCTGTGAAG GAAGCACCGCCTGCTACTAGTAAAACAAGGGAAACAACTCAACTAAGTAGTATCACCACGACAGATATTCCTTTGAAAGCGCCAAAGAAGACAGTTCCTATGAGTGCTAAACCAGTCTTGTCCAAATTAGGAGCTAAACCTGCTCCTATTTCAGAGAAAAAAGCTATAGAAAACGAGGAAGTTACAACAGATATTCATTTGAGATCGCCAAGGAAGGTTTCTACAAGTGCCAAACCAGTTTTGCCTAATATAGAATTTATGAGTGCTCCCGCTTCAAAACAAATGGTTAAAGAAAAAGGGGAAATTGGGGATTTTGTCAATTCTTTTCAGGAGATATGTAGTACTACCTCGAGAGATACTCCTTTGAAAGTGCCAAAAAAGATGATTCCTATGACACTGACACAAAAACCTCTTATGTCCGATTTCGATACATTACCTGCTCCTATTTCAGAGGAAATAGTTGCAGACAGAGTGGAAGTTGGGCACAGTGTAGATCTCTGTCAGGAGATAGTAGTTCAGAAAACTGAGCAATCTAAGGAGTTGAGATCCCAAACTATTGAGCACATGTCTAATGAGAAGAATGTACCTCAAGAAGTGCCTGTTAAAGAGGAAATAGTAAAGGAGAAAATATCACCAAATAAGTTGCATGGTGAACAGAGTACTTATTCTTGGAAGACGATTTCTCAAGGATTACCACGACATTTTACTGATAAATTGTTCATGAAAAATCAAATTTCTACTTCTTTTGATTCTTCTGTCTTAGAGAAGACCTGGAGAAGCAAACATCCGAAATTCCGTGGATATAATGTGAAACCTAAACTGTCTTGTGGAAACAAGTATTCCTCATCTGGTAGTTCTAGTGGTTGGATATTTGTGGAAGAAATTATTCATTCGTGTGTGCCAAGTAATGATAGGCCTCTCATAGCTCTACTTGAAGGCAGCTCTTCCAATTGCAGTCACGATACCATGCAAGAAAAG CTGAGAGATACTGATTTTGTGCCTGGTGAAGATGACGAGAGGTCTGTCGAATTGAGACCATTAGGGCCTGGTGAAAGACCCAAGTCACCTGACAACAATCCTCATATAAGACCAGTTCGACAG ATAGTAAACATCGCAATCATGGTAGGCTTTGGCTTACTTGTGCTCCTCACAAGACAAGGGAAGTGA